The Flavobacterium jumunjinense genome includes a region encoding these proteins:
- a CDS encoding SGNH/GDSL hydrolase family protein has product MKNKFIYLAILAAGFISCEPEFENEVDADYTNGNANFSSYVAVGNSLTAGYMDGTVYKSGQMNSFPNLLAQKFSLVGGGAFTQPSYEEDVNDLGGISGIPGFGTRLVIDASQGRPENLAGTPTITLTPQATAYNNMGVPGAKSFHLLAAGYGNVANLPNANPFYIRHATSATSTVLGDAMSKNPTFFTNWIGANDVLSYATNGGAQADGVTPAVDHNVTGNLDPSTYGSNDITNSTAFGGVYTQIVNTLTSNGAKGVVATIPSVTSIPYFTTVPYNALPAEATSSNATAVALYQFLALATGGRIAPLNTAAGTKNPVLIRDEDLTDIGGTIQAFAAGSGNPLLVSNAAALGALYGKARHTTANDLMILPSSSVIGQPSATGTAPFNVNGVTLPLANRWVLTSNEKTKVQNAITAYNAAIVSIANSKGLAIADMNAILGQLVTGLRVDSGQFYTANYFSGSATENKVLFSLDGVHPNARGYAVITNEIIKVINQHYGSKMPLYYPSFFQGIHIVATN; this is encoded by the coding sequence ATGAAAAATAAATTTATATACTTAGCTATTTTAGCGGCTGGTTTTATTTCATGTGAACCAGAATTTGAAAATGAAGTAGATGCAGATTATACTAATGGTAATGCGAATTTTTCTTCATACGTTGCCGTTGGTAATTCATTAACTGCAGGATATATGGATGGTACTGTTTATAAATCGGGTCAAATGAATTCGTTTCCTAATTTGTTAGCGCAAAAATTTTCTCTTGTTGGTGGTGGTGCTTTTACACAGCCATCATATGAAGAAGATGTTAATGATTTAGGAGGTATTTCAGGAATACCAGGTTTCGGTACAAGATTAGTTATTGATGCTTCTCAAGGGAGACCTGAAAATTTAGCAGGAACACCTACAATTACTTTAACTCCTCAAGCTACGGCTTATAATAATATGGGAGTTCCAGGTGCAAAATCATTTCATTTATTAGCTGCGGGCTATGGAAATGTAGCTAATTTACCAAATGCGAACCCTTTTTATATAAGACATGCAACATCTGCAACATCTACTGTTTTAGGAGATGCAATGTCAAAAAATCCAACATTTTTTACCAACTGGATTGGAGCAAATGATGTTTTATCATACGCTACTAATGGAGGTGCGCAAGCAGACGGAGTAACTCCAGCTGTAGATCATAACGTTACTGGGAATTTAGATCCAAGTACTTATGGTAGTAATGATATTACTAATTCAACTGCTTTTGGCGGGGTTTATACGCAAATAGTAAATACTTTAACTTCTAACGGAGCAAAGGGTGTTGTTGCGACTATTCCAAGTGTAACTTCTATTCCTTACTTTACAACAGTACCTTACAATGCATTGCCTGCTGAGGCTACTTCTTCAAACGCTACTGCTGTAGCATTATATCAGTTTTTAGCTTTGGCTACTGGTGGAAGAATAGCGCCCTTAAATACTGCTGCTGGGACTAAAAATCCAGTATTAATTAGAGATGAGGACTTGACAGATATTGGAGGTACAATTCAAGCATTTGCAGCAGGTTCTGGAAACCCATTATTAGTGTCAAATGCTGCTGCTTTAGGTGCTTTATACGGAAAAGCTAGACATACTACTGCTAATGACTTAATGATTTTGCCTTCTAGTTCAGTAATTGGTCAGCCAAGTGCAACAGGTACAGCTCCTTTTAATGTGAACGGTGTAACTTTGCCTTTAGCGAATAGATGGGTATTAACTTCAAATGAGAAAACAAAAGTGCAAAATGCCATAACAGCATATAATGCAGCTATAGTTTCAATAGCTAATTCAAAAGGATTAGCTATTGCAGATATGAATGCAATATTAGGACAGTTAGTAACAGGGCTTAGAGTAGATTCTGGACAATTTTATACTGCAAATTATTTTAGCGGTTCCGCTACTGAAAATAAAGTATTATTCTCTTTAGATGGAGTTCATCCTAATGCTCGTGGTTATGCAGTAATAACAAATGAGATTATAAAAGTAATAAATCAACATTATGGTTCTAAAATGCCATTATATTACCCTTCTTTTTTTCAAGGGATACATATAGTAGCAACGAATTAG
- the tig gene encoding trigger factor, which yields MNITKEQIDALNAVVKVAVTKEDYADKVKNVLADYRKNANIPGFRKGAVPMSLIEKQYGKAVLLDEVNKILQSSLNDYLVEEKLDILGNPLPKVTEDFDWNKDDFTFEFELGLAPEFTVDLSAKSKVAKFDIEADDKMLEEQVDRIQKQYGKMISEDKVTEDTTLRGTFSNEEKGINNATNITLDIFKDKKVVKQFVGKKVGDVVELSTKGLFEDDHKLMDYLKVNHDDVHGLDIIVKFTIEEINSVEKAELNQELFDKLFGEGTVSSLEELKGKIKEDAEVQFAQQADQKFLNDVIESLIENTSFDLPSEFLKKWIQTVGETPLTKEQAEEEYAKSEKGLRYQLIENKIIADNDLQIQFEDLKAHTSELIKKQMAQFGQSNPTDEEVEGIVARVLSNQEETKRLSEQIMSEKMLALFKEKINVKAKKVNYQEFVKEMYGE from the coding sequence ATGAATATTACAAAAGAGCAAATAGATGCTTTAAATGCAGTTGTTAAAGTTGCAGTTACTAAAGAAGATTACGCAGATAAAGTGAAGAATGTATTAGCAGATTATAGAAAAAATGCTAATATTCCAGGTTTTAGAAAAGGAGCTGTACCAATGAGTTTAATAGAAAAACAATATGGTAAAGCAGTTCTTTTAGATGAAGTTAATAAAATTTTACAATCTTCTTTAAATGATTATTTAGTAGAAGAAAAGTTAGATATATTAGGGAATCCACTTCCTAAAGTTACAGAAGATTTCGATTGGAATAAAGATGATTTTACTTTTGAATTCGAATTAGGATTAGCTCCAGAATTTACAGTTGATTTATCGGCTAAATCTAAAGTTGCTAAATTTGATATTGAAGCAGATGATAAAATGTTAGAAGAGCAAGTTGATCGTATTCAAAAACAATACGGAAAAATGATCTCTGAAGATAAAGTAACTGAAGATACTACATTAAGAGGAACTTTCTCTAATGAAGAAAAAGGAATTAATAACGCTACTAATATCACATTAGATATCTTCAAAGATAAAAAAGTAGTAAAACAATTTGTAGGTAAAAAAGTTGGAGACGTAGTTGAATTGTCTACTAAAGGACTTTTTGAAGATGATCATAAATTAATGGACTATTTAAAAGTTAATCATGATGATGTTCATGGTTTAGATATAATTGTTAAATTTACAATTGAAGAAATTAATTCAGTTGAAAAGGCAGAATTAAATCAAGAATTGTTCGATAAATTATTTGGTGAAGGTACTGTTAGTTCATTAGAAGAATTAAAAGGAAAGATCAAAGAAGATGCAGAAGTGCAATTTGCACAACAAGCAGATCAAAAATTCTTAAACGATGTAATAGAATCATTAATTGAGAATACATCTTTTGATTTACCATCAGAATTCTTAAAAAAATGGATACAAACTGTTGGGGAAACACCTTTAACAAAAGAACAAGCAGAAGAAGAATATGCTAAATCTGAAAAAGGTTTACGTTATCAGTTAATTGAAAATAAAATTATTGCGGATAATGATTTGCAAATTCAATTTGAAGATTTGAAAGCACATACTTCAGAATTAATTAAGAAGCAAATGGCACAATTTGGACAATCTAATCCTACAGATGAAGAAGTTGAAGGGATTGTTGCACGTGTTCTTTCTAATCAAGAAGAAACGAAACGTTTGTCTGAGCAAATCATGAGTGAGAAAATGCTTGCATTATTTAAAGAAAAAATAAATGTTAAAGCGAAGAAAGTAAACTATCAAGAGTTTGTGAAAGAAATGTATGGGGAATAA
- a CDS encoding CBS domain-containing protein: MNSLIDFLNNDIKPLNSEGKIADAQDLFLDYAYSHFPITENGIYIGCITKENAEILDSDSKIEENRYDFERFYVRSEMIWLEVLEEFAKNETNIVPVLNNQNKYIGYYELEDVIRFFHETPFLRDEGALLVIRKEINGFSMSQVAQIVESNNAKLLGLFISKTEANHIEFTLKISQSALNDIIQTFRRYEYEIVSEHQEDSYLKNLKDRSDYLDKYLNI, encoded by the coding sequence ATGAACTCATTAATTGATTTTCTAAACAACGATATCAAGCCCCTTAATAGCGAAGGCAAAATAGCTGATGCTCAGGACTTATTCTTAGACTATGCGTATTCTCATTTTCCAATTACAGAAAATGGAATCTATATTGGATGTATCACTAAGGAAAATGCAGAAATACTAGATTCTGACTCAAAAATAGAAGAAAATCGTTATGATTTCGAGCGATTTTATGTTCGCTCTGAAATGATTTGGCTCGAAGTTTTAGAAGAATTTGCGAAAAACGAAACCAATATAGTTCCAGTTTTAAACAACCAAAACAAATATATCGGTTATTATGAACTAGAAGACGTAATTCGTTTCTTCCACGAAACACCTTTCTTAAGAGATGAAGGAGCTTTATTAGTTATCAGGAAAGAAATAAATGGTTTTTCTATGAGTCAAGTCGCTCAGATTGTAGAAAGCAATAATGCTAAGCTGTTGGGTCTATTCATATCAAAAACAGAAGCCAACCATATCGAATTCACACTAAAAATTAGTCAAAGTGCTTTAAACGACATCATACAAACATTTCGAAGATATGAATATGAAATCGTTTCTGAACATCAAGAAGATAGCTATTTAAAAAACTTAAAAGATCGTTCTGATTATTTAGATAAATATTTAAATATCTAA
- a CDS encoding pyridoxine 5'-phosphate synthase, with product MTKLSVNINKIATLRNSRGGNVPDLLKVAKDVQNFGAEGITIHPRPDERHIRYQDARDLKPVVFTEYNIEGNPVKKFMDLILEVKPTQVTLVPDADNAITSNAGWDTIKHKDFLVEIIEECKRNSIRTSIFVDPDVKMIEGAKLTGADRIELYTEAFAHEYSLGNRKGIDDYVKVALVANDLGLGINAGHDLSLDNIRFFKENIPNLLEVSIGHALISESLYLGIENVVNMYLQKLK from the coding sequence ATGACAAAGTTATCAGTAAATATCAATAAAATAGCAACTTTAAGAAATTCTCGTGGAGGAAATGTTCCCGATTTATTAAAGGTTGCTAAAGACGTACAGAATTTTGGTGCAGAAGGAATAACAATTCACCCTAGACCAGATGAAAGGCATATTCGTTATCAAGATGCGAGAGACTTAAAACCTGTAGTTTTTACAGAATACAACATAGAAGGAAATCCTGTGAAAAAATTCATGGATTTGATTTTAGAGGTTAAGCCAACTCAGGTAACATTAGTTCCAGATGCTGATAATGCGATTACATCAAATGCAGGCTGGGATACTATTAAACATAAAGATTTTCTTGTAGAGATTATTGAGGAGTGTAAAAGAAATAGTATTAGGACTTCAATTTTTGTTGATCCAGATGTAAAAATGATTGAAGGAGCAAAGCTTACAGGAGCAGATAGGATTGAATTGTATACTGAAGCATTTGCGCATGAGTATTCTTTAGGGAATCGAAAAGGTATAGATGATTATGTTAAAGTTGCTTTAGTTGCAAACGATTTGGGTTTAGGTATTAATGCAGGTCACGATTTAAGTCTGGATAATATCAGGTTTTTCAAAGAAAATATTCCAAATTTATTAGAAGTGTCTATTGGTCACGCATTAATTTCAGAATCACTATATTTAGGAATAGAGAATGTGGTAAATATGTATCTTCAAAAATTAAAATAA
- a CDS encoding alpha/beta fold hydrolase: MLFSKIEGKGKPFVIIHGFLGMSDNWKTLGAQFAEQGFEVHMLDMRNHGRSLQSEEFSYDLMVEDVVTYCKEKELKEIILLGHSMGGKVAMQLACLYPDLLEKLLIADIGPKYYAPHHQKIIEGLQAVDFSTQPSRSDVDEIVSKYISDFGTRQFLLKNLYWETQGQLAFRFNLDALVKNIEEIGRVLPDDLSFEKETMFLRGANSNYILDDDISSIEHQFPKMKLVTVPNSGHWLHAEQPKIFYSEVMNFIK, from the coding sequence ATGTTATTTTCAAAAATAGAAGGAAAAGGAAAACCTTTTGTAATAATACATGGTTTTCTAGGAATGTCAGACAATTGGAAAACTTTGGGAGCTCAATTTGCAGAGCAAGGTTTTGAAGTTCATATGTTGGATATGAGGAATCATGGAAGAAGTCTTCAGTCGGAAGAATTTAGTTATGATTTGATGGTTGAGGATGTTGTAACCTATTGTAAAGAGAAGGAGTTAAAGGAAATTATTTTGCTCGGTCATTCGATGGGTGGAAAAGTAGCAATGCAATTAGCGTGTTTGTATCCAGATTTATTGGAAAAACTCTTGATTGCAGATATCGGGCCTAAATATTATGCACCACATCATCAAAAAATTATAGAGGGTCTTCAAGCGGTTGATTTTAGTACTCAACCAAGTAGGAGTGATGTAGATGAAATTGTATCGAAATATATATCAGATTTTGGAACAAGGCAGTTTTTGTTAAAAAATTTATACTGGGAAACTCAAGGTCAGTTAGCTTTTCGATTTAATTTAGATGCTCTAGTCAAAAACATTGAAGAAATTGGTAGAGTTTTGCCTGATGATTTAAGTTTTGAAAAAGAAACTATGTTCTTAAGGGGAGCGAATTCTAATTATATTCTAGACGATGATATTTCAAGTATCGAGCATCAATTTCCTAAGATGAAATTAGTAACTGTTCCAAATTCAGGGCATTGGTTGCATGCAGAACAGCCTAAGATTTTCTATTCTGAGGTTATGAATTTTATTAAATAG
- the clpP gene encoding ATP-dependent Clp endopeptidase proteolytic subunit ClpP, with protein MNYGKEFKKYATKHHGVNSLYYDKIVASMTPYIIEERQLNVASMDVFSRLMMDRIIFLGTGVDDYVANIIQAQLLFLESDNPSKDISIYINSPGGSVYAGLGIYDTMQLVKPDVATICTGMAASMGAVLLCAGAEGKRSALPHSRVMIHQPSGGAQGVASDMEINLKEMLKLKEELYQIISQHSNQPYDKVYKDSERDYWMIAAEAKEYGMIDEVLTRK; from the coding sequence ATGAACTACGGAAAAGAATTTAAAAAATATGCTACTAAGCATCATGGAGTAAATAGCTTGTATTATGATAAAATTGTAGCAAGTATGACTCCCTATATTATTGAAGAACGTCAATTAAATGTGGCATCAATGGATGTTTTTTCACGTTTAATGATGGATAGAATTATATTTTTAGGAACAGGAGTAGATGATTATGTAGCAAACATTATTCAAGCACAATTATTGTTCTTAGAAAGCGATAATCCTTCTAAAGATATCAGTATTTATATTAATTCACCAGGAGGAAGTGTTTATGCAGGTTTAGGTATCTACGATACTATGCAACTTGTAAAACCAGATGTAGCTACAATTTGCACAGGAATGGCTGCTTCTATGGGTGCTGTGCTTTTGTGTGCAGGAGCAGAAGGTAAGCGTTCTGCTTTACCTCATTCAAGAGTAATGATTCACCAGCCATCTGGAGGAGCTCAAGGAGTAGCGTCTGATATGGAAATTAATTTGAAAGAAATGTTGAAATTAAAAGAAGAGTTATATCAAATAATTTCTCAACATTCAAATCAACCTTACGATAAAGTATATAAAGACAGTGAAAGAGATTACTGGATGATTGCTGCAGAAGCAAAAGAGTACGGTATGATTGATGAGGTTTTAACTAGAAAATAA
- a CDS encoding phage holin family protein: MNLIIRLLITTVLIFFLGNFLPGIHVLDYKAAVFVAIVLGFLNVFLKPILVFLTIPATIVTLGLFLLVINAAIILIADYFIEGFRVDGFWYAFLFSIILSIGQSFLNGIFIDENKN; this comes from the coding sequence ATGAATTTAATAATACGCCTTTTAATAACAACTGTACTTATCTTTTTTCTTGGTAATTTTTTACCAGGAATTCATGTCCTCGATTATAAAGCAGCCGTTTTTGTTGCAATTGTCTTAGGTTTTCTTAATGTTTTTTTAAAACCGATCCTTGTGTTTTTAACGATACCTGCAACGATTGTTACTTTAGGTTTGTTTTTGTTGGTGATTAATGCTGCTATAATTTTGATAGCAGATTATTTTATAGAAGGATTTAGAGTAGACGGTTTTTGGTATGCGTTTTTGTTCAGTATTATCCTATCAATTGGGCAATCCTTCCTGAATGGGATATTTATAGATGAAAATAAAAATTAG
- a CDS encoding OmpP1/FadL family transporter: protein MRKLLSLTLMALASSTAFAGGYRVSIQGQKQLAMGHTGVAVINSAEVAFFNPAGMAYLDKKFNVSVGANALFSKTRFQNSEYNWTNKSDNLGTPFSVYATYKLNDWLTAGLAVYTPYGSAVAWEKNWEGAHLVNDIDLQAIFVQPSISIRVGEHFSVGGGPIYAMGSVNFNRNLAPAGGLTENADVTIDGKNISAWGYNLGMMINPVEGFRLGLNYRSEIIMEARDGDATFNNLPALLQNDPRFNPTTFDADLPLPAELTAGLSVNVTDKWLVAFDYNYAMWSAYKALDVRFGNGQESINPRNYKNSSTYRFGTQYLANDKFTFRAGYYIDESPVQDGYFAPETPRNESMGFTGGLTYQFSEKLGVDLSFLYLHFDQVDNSYDHFSDGSSFGGTYKSSVFSPGLGITYGF, encoded by the coding sequence ATGAGAAAATTACTTTCTTTAACATTAATGGCTTTGGCGAGCTCAACTGCTTTTGCGGGTGGTTATAGAGTAAGTATTCAAGGTCAGAAGCAATTAGCAATGGGGCATACTGGTGTTGCTGTAATTAATAGCGCAGAGGTTGCCTTTTTTAATCCAGCAGGAATGGCTTATTTAGATAAGAAATTCAATGTCTCTGTAGGTGCAAATGCGCTTTTTTCGAAAACGAGATTTCAAAACTCAGAATACAATTGGACAAACAAGAGTGATAACTTAGGAACACCATTTAGTGTTTATGCAACATATAAATTAAACGATTGGTTAACTGCTGGTTTAGCGGTTTATACACCTTACGGAAGTGCTGTGGCTTGGGAGAAGAACTGGGAAGGTGCTCATTTAGTAAATGATATCGACTTACAAGCAATTTTTGTTCAGCCATCTATTTCGATAAGAGTGGGTGAGCATTTTAGTGTAGGTGGAGGACCAATTTATGCAATGGGTTCTGTGAATTTTAATAGAAACTTAGCACCAGCAGGTGGATTAACTGAGAATGCAGATGTTACTATTGATGGTAAAAATATTTCTGCATGGGGATATAACTTAGGAATGATGATTAATCCAGTGGAAGGATTTAGATTAGGTTTAAATTATCGTTCAGAAATTATAATGGAAGCTCGTGATGGCGATGCTACTTTTAATAATTTACCTGCATTATTACAAAATGATCCAAGATTTAATCCTACAACATTTGACGCAGATTTACCATTGCCAGCAGAATTAACAGCAGGTCTTTCTGTAAATGTAACAGATAAATGGTTGGTAGCATTTGATTATAATTACGCTATGTGGAGTGCTTATAAAGCTTTAGATGTTAGGTTTGGTAACGGACAAGAGTCTATTAATCCTAGAAATTATAAAAATTCTAGTACTTATAGATTTGGTACGCAGTACTTAGCAAATGATAAATTTACTTTTAGAGCAGGATATTATATAGATGAAAGCCCAGTTCAAGATGGCTATTTTGCACCAGAAACTCCAAGAAACGAATCTATGGGATTTACGGGTGGTTTAACATATCAGTTTAGTGAAAAATTAGGGGTTGACTTATCATTCTTGTACTTACATTTTGATCAAGTTGATAATTCTTATGATCATTTTTCAGACGGAAGTAGCTTTGGAGGTACTTATAAATCTTCAGTATTTTCTCCTGGGCTTGGTATAACATATGGTTTTTAA